The genomic stretch GATTTTTTCCAGTTAGTTTACCAGTAATCCGAGACTCTTCACTTTTGGTTGAGCTAATTTACTAAGGGTGCAATTTACTGGCTTCCTATTCCacttaaacttaatatttctaaATCTAGGATGGGAAGGATTTTAAATTACTAAAATTGTTTGAGGAAGATTTCAGTGAAATTTAAAGCATGCCTGAAATTTTCAGGTATTGTTATGCGGAGTAAAGATCTAAATTCCCCCTTGCACTACACAGCCTCTGCCGAGTGATAATCTTGCACAGACAAGGCATTAGCTTTAGACTCGTGCGCCTTTTAATATCATGAAGATTATCCTATCCTTCTCTTCCCTTGAGTTGGTAATGAAACTTGGGGGAATTATTACTGAAATATTATGGATCATGGCATGCTGATTCTTTATTTTACTGTCCTAATTAAAATTATTCTTAGGTTCTCCCTAAATATTTCGAGCCTTAAAACGTTCTCCCTTCCCTTGAGCTGTTTTAAGGTAAAATTGAGTGCTTTTAGATTCTTATTTAAATTGAGTAATTTGACTTCAGCTACTCGTATCATGGAGTTCGTGAAGGCCGCAGCCACGGGGTGGCGGAACAGCATGAAGTCACTAATTGAGGTCCGTCACAGACAGCGCCGGGAACACGCTCTTCCAACCAAACTTACCAGGGACATTAAAGGTTAGTATTCAgcagcagcgctgtatgacttTCCAATTTAGAAATTAACTTGATTAGACTAAAATACTTCAAGTTAGTGTTAGCGCTTTGATACACTGAGGTTCCTTTCTAATGTGTGAAACCTCGGACTGGCAGGACAGCGGATGTTGTCCTGCCAGACCTAAACAAGATTACCAAAATCAAACTTTTGAGCACTCGGATTGTTAAATACCCTTTATAAATTAGTTATTTTTTTTCCAGTTATGACTACGTTAAATCTCGCCCGTAAAGGTTAAAATTATAAAGATAGGACTTAACTTAAAATTAATTGCAAATTTTAATTTTTTCCTTGAGGCTACTGGAGGTTTGTTGAACTGAATGAAAACGTGAATGTAAAACTGAACACCTTCACCTCGCCAAAAAGAGCCATATCCATGGTGTTGATTGAGCATGCAGGCCTAGTCTTCTGGCTAGTAACTAGAGAATATACCCTCAAAGACCCTGGTAACCTTCACGTCTACATGCTTAATGTGGTGAGTGTTAATTTCGTAAGCAAGCAAGGTTGAAATCCCATTGCTAGTTTGTTATAAGCTAGTGATAAGTTTAGGAGAGGAAACTGTGACATTAAGGTGGTTCGTTCTCTCGAGATGAGAACTTTCACTGGAATATAATAACTGAAGGAAACTGCAATCTTAAATTGTGAAATTATGAAATTtttcatcttactgacaagacTTGTTTATCTTTTACAGGAAAGTAAGTACCTAGAATCCCAGTCAGTGCCGACGTTGGGAGCCAAGAAGTGCCAACCAGTAGTACTGGAACGTACCTTCATGGAGGTCGTTTGTATCGAGGCCCTGGCTGATAGATTTCTAGATAATAAGAAGGTGAGTACTAAATTAACGCTTCTAAGTGGAAACTTCTGTAAGTAGCACTTCAGTTTTACTAGATCGTAGTTTTAAATTACTTTGTAATATAAATGTTAAGATGGCTGGAAATAAACTTCACTCTACAGAAGTAGTGACAATTCTCTAAGTAAATAGTTCATACGCCATTGCCGTTTAAAGTTTTAAAAGGCAGTTCTCTACAACAGTGTTTAAGAATTCTTCCCACTCTCcctaccccaaaaaaaaaaaaaaaaaaaaaaaaaagtcagtattTCTAAATTTCTTAATGTAAATATAATACATTGAAAGATTATATTACATTCTGATGTCCCTAAAAACATAACATTTTACCCCTCGCTCCATAACTCTCATTTTAAGTGGATTTTAGAATGCATTTTTTTTCCGGGACGTTAAATATACTACGGAACTCTTTAAGGTGTTACTGAATCTGTAATTGTTATTCTTAATGCAATCAGATGTGGAGCTTGGTTAGATAAGActtgtcaggaaactggacaagttacCTGACGCAGATGCTAGTCATATgcctgcagctggagcttttggtcatctgacaggcctttcctctggcttaccggtccacccctttaaatttATGGTTATAACCATTATATAGCTGGAGTGCTGACAGCTACATTTCGATCGCTGCTCAACTAGAAGATACCCCATAAGCCCAGCCGCCTCCCACCTCGATGCACGCAACAGAAAATAAAAGGATGTCAAAAAATCCTATTTGTATGGTTTTATATTTTGCTGCATGTATTTGCACCTTTTCAAGTGCGTGTATATATTTTGGACGTATTATGCATACATTCTTGTGTGCATATATTCTTGTAAGCTTCTGCATGTACCTGTTGTGTACGTAGTTATACACATTACAAACTAAAATTAGACACTAAACGAGCAGATTGCAAGACAATTGACAGAGGCAAATCCAGGAAATACCCCGAGCAGAGTTGAGGCCGTCCTTGCCTCTACAGAGGTTAATGACTGATGTTGACGTCCTGACGGCTGCGTGAATTTGTGATTTAAAAAGATTAAAGAAATATATCTAAATACGTAGATATTGTAATTAGGCAGAGCTAATTTTTATCCTATTAaaaatttaaatatattaaaattttaatAATCGCCATTTTAAACACCTACCCAAGGAAAACTGAACAATAACAGCTTGGatacgtaaaataaaaaaaaaacacgtgcAAACAAATTGCTTGGATAATGGAGTGGGGATAATACAGTTTAGTAGAGCATCTGTGATATAATGTCTGTATACCTCTGGCAGTGATTAGTGATACTCTTctttttttcgggtcactcttTCGTCTATGGGAAATGGCTGGTGTTTGAGAAAATGGCTTGACGTAATAAAGCCGGCTGTCATATTTCCGGATTTAACGAATAGGTAAATAACTGTCCAAGGCCACTAGTCAGTGACTGGAATGCTGTCAGTCTGAACCGCATATCTTCAGTCAGGAAAAATTTTTTCGACCTGTCAAACGAGAAAACTTTTTAAATTGATAGTTACATATATTTACAGCACGATATAAATGTTTGGTTCTAACATATTAATACATCAGTTTTATACGAAGCCATTTTGCACTCCAAAAGATCGACAGCAGCTTGAAATCGAATAGTAAAATAATCAACATTGAGTAATTTTACCGCAATAGTGTCAAATATTTTGAAGAAAAACCTTGTAAATGATTAGATAGAAATTTATCAAGAAAAATATTAATCCTTAAAATATGGCTTAAAGCAATCTCCTCGCATATATACCAAGAGATATACACTGAGGTCCTTATCTAGTAAAGTGAGTCTTGTATTAGCTGAGAAACACTACATTGTTACACCTCATGCTCAAAGCCATAATAAACTAGAATAAAACTAACTTCAATTTATACGAGGGTTGGACTTTTCTCGCTTATTCAACCAAAATTATATTTCCGTCTTTACGTAATAAATTCAATAAACCCATTCTTAATCGTATGccggcagcgctgtatagcccttgtggcttagcgcttctttttgattataataataattaatcgtATGCTAATCTGCAACACTTCCTACGTCCAATTTTTATGTGCAGATATTTTTAAGGTTTGGTGctgagggtggggggggggtgtcggGTCACCATAAATTTTACAGCCTCATAATTTCAAATACTAAATCCTAAAATCTTAATTTTGAGAAAGTTGTCAGGCAGAAACCTCTCTTCTCCCATTAATTGATTTATTGAATATTATGCAACTTTTTTCTTAAGCTGGGGAGTGGTGTGTACCGCATTACCTGGACAAACGGTTTGAGGGTAGAGTTTAAGCGTGGTCTACAGACCCACGATGCACAGGACTTGACTATCTGGTAAGCTTCAAGTTCTTCCACCAGGTAAGGGAAACTCCTGTTACTTAAGCACTAGGCAGTTTGGTGCCACCTTAAAAGCTAATGTTAACTGTTTAGTAAAGTCTCGCTGTTACCGGAAAGTGTAAATCTTTAGTTAGTTTTATTCCATTGCGCAAAACTATCAGTTGGCAAAAATATTTTAAACATGATTTCGCCTGCAGGAAGCTGGGCAGTATCACCCTGCTGGCCTTTGCAAACTCGTACGACCACAAGAGGCAAACGGGGGAGTTTAAAAGCCATATATTCAGGGTAAAGGTCAGTATGTGGAGACTTCAAATTTTTAATTCGTGAGTGTGCAAATTTACCAGATTGAAGGGTTGATTTCCTCTCCCTCCAGCGACAATACTAGACTTCCGCCTTTGATCAATTAAATACTTAAGAATTTAAATCCAATTTCTTAACAAGCTTGTAAATTTGTCAATCCGCCTCCCATCCTCACTATTTTAATGGGTCATTATTAAAAGGAAGCTAATTTAAATTTTGCTGATATTAGTAATGCATTCACACATTAAGTAATTGATATCGTTAACTGACAGCTTAAAGAATGTCTGAAATCCGTACTTATAGGATTAAAAATTTAGTGCCTCTGTGCTAAAGGAAAACTTCTTGGTATTACATCTACAGCTCTGCAGTGAAAGATTTAAATATGGATAATGTCGTGCAGGTTACTGTGATGTCTGACAAAGAGGTGTACTGCAGCTATGACAGAGTAGACAGTGCATTCTTCCCTACCAAGAACGCCATGGGGGTAGAGCTTTTCACTATACAATCTAGGCTGTTCCTGGCAGTTGCCAACCATCACGATGATAAAGGTTTGTACACCCAGATATTTTAATTTTTATGGATATAGTGAAACTACAAAGTTTTGGATACCTTTTTTTTAAAACAGTGTTTATAAGTGTTTTCCTAACTTTTCTGCTTGTGCCAGTTTCCTCTCAAGAGTAAATGGGCAAACCACCTAGTTTGTCCTCTGGGCTGGAAGCTGGAGGCATCTGATAGAGGCTGTAGCATATCTTGCCTTGATTCCAATTCTTCGACCATTTTTTTGATACTCTAGCAATTTTTTTTGGGTTACTTGTCGGGTCTCTCACGACTGATGAGACTTGCAATAAGATTGTCTACGACCGTAAATTTGAAACTGTTTACTAATTAATAAGCTGATTAAAGCAAGTGTGGCAAGTGCTGTGCACTGGTTTTCTACCTAATAGGTAGAAGGTAAGAGACTTCGGAACAAGCTACTGAAGGCTTTTATGTAGACTCGTCGTACTTCCCGTTTTGACCGGGATTGTCCCGGTTTGAAAGTCCTGTCCTGAAGTCCCGGTCAGTTTTCATTTTCGTCCCAGACTGAAACATCGCTCATAATGTATGGTCTCGGAGGTAAAATGAAAATACAGGAAGTTTTAAGATAAAAATAAACCATTATTAAGGAAGATTGAGCCTAGTGAAAAATATAAAAGGTTCTCCAAAGAGTAATTCCATACTTTATGCTTTTTACTCTTAATATTGTAATCCTTAACTGAGAAATTGGTACATTTTAGCTCATAATTGTTTGCCTTAAAATATACCCAAGATGTATCTTGTGTACCTTTTCATATATAAACTGAAAAAATGTCCCGGTTTGAGTCGAAATCGTCGTAAACCTATTAACTGGAGAAAGTCCTCAGTTCGATGCCTGGAAGGCACTGAGAGCCTTTATAAGTGGGTTACTTTCATGGAGGTATTATGACGTgtaagtaaagaaaaaaaaaggacaaTACAGGGACTGAAACAATAcgcaaaaataacccgcacataagaaggaacactgcagcaggcctactgtcccatgcgagacgggtccaattctcctaccagcttaagccaatgccctaacctagtcaggtcattcatttagaggagcacggcatctgatctagtagcacaagctagtcaggtcaaactctcgcccacccacaccaactcgtgtatttatctaacctatttttaaaactacacgtcttagcttctatgatggtactctggagtttgttgcactcatccacaactattaccaaaccagtgctttcctatatccttcctgaatctgaatttttcccacTTAGACATTGCTGCGAGTcgtgtctaggctagatatttttagcacgccgTTTACAACCCCttcattaattcctgttttccattcataCACCTCGGTCATCcccccataattctacgcctttcgagagtgcagattcagggtcctcagtctatcctcatagggaagatttctaatacacgagaccaactttgtcattctcctttgtacgttttccggtgcatttatatccattctgtaataaggtgaccagaactgtggagcataacctaaatgaggcctaaccgaaGACAGTTGAGCAACCTGAgagcttctattatttatacttgctatgaagccaaggattgttagctttattgtgaacacttatgcactgttgtcttggtttcagattactactaaccagaactcctaaatccttcttgCAATCCGTAATCTTGaggtctacattatttagtttgtggcatggttattttcctgtccaacatttagaactttgcatttgtctatattaaactgcatctgccacttctgaccactgcatcagccacttctctgaccactgcatcaggcTACTCGaatcattctggagtgctctaatgtcctcattagaatgaattgaacggcctgttttggtgttcTCGACAAATATgcttgtcactatttattccctcatctgtcaTGTAAATTGTGAGCAAGGGGACcaatactgacccttgtggaacaccgcttgtgacgttcccccattctgatttctccccatttttgcaaactctgctgcctacttatcaaccatgcctctacccaggaaaaaacttctattgtgtgccttaagtttcctcaatagcctctgatgtggaactctgtcgaaagccttgctgaagtccatatacactatcatattcaataccatgatctacctcctcgtaTACCTTGATGGAAAAAAGTAAATTCGTatgacaggaacgcccttttgtaaaactatTGAGATTCcttaatttatgcctttcaataTGACTACGAATTGCCTAGGCAATTATTGATTGcacaaattttcccactatggagatgaggcttattggtctacagttcgaagctaagaacttgtcgcctgccttgaaaatgggtattatatttgccattttccattcaTCAGGCACTattccagtttgtagtgatatattgaaaagattagccaaaggtatgctaagttcctctgtaCATTCCTTAacccttgtaaacagttcatcagagcctggggacttgttaggttttaatttgttTGTCTGAGGGCCATGTCACTTGTTACCCCAGTCGtgaatagtttattatcgtcctgttctacataatttattacttCTGGAATTTCACTATATACCTAAGAAAACAGAGAAAGTAAATGTTGAAaaattcacacatttccttatcactgtcagtggtccgacctgagttactcttaagtgggcctgtcttgtccctaatcttctgAATAACTGAACTAACCTTTCTGGGCTAGTCTTCGAATTCCTTGACTTTAGCCTTCTAATCCCTTTCTTAATCCTtttttctctttaattgaatgtatttaactgcccatcccctcttttgatacgcctatatatgcctcttttgaccaatgagatttttaaatctattgtttatccatcttGTATCATTTTTGTTAATCTTGTTTCCGTACTCggtacaaaagttgtctgggcagctagaactatgttctgtgaaacgtcatattggcaaccaacaccacctacctgacccatagtcaggtaatcccaatttagcccatccaggtaatttctcagtcccaagAAGTAAGCCAAGTGGAAGTATGGGACAGATTTGAAGTTCTGGGTAATTCTATGActtattgaaactaagtgatttgtgatcgcttttccccaagttcatcagtaacctcaagattattaactagtgattctttgttggcaagaatcgAGTCAAGCAGGTTGCTTCCTCGAGTTGGTTCTGTTACAAACTGTCTTGAAAGCTCAATCGTGAAGCATATCAAGAGCCACTAGACTCGAGATTTCCTGTCacactgttccaatcaatttgtcttaaGTTAAAATCTCTAACACGCAGCACTCCTTATcaaggttggggggggggggcggcaataaatcacacccaaaattaatttttcacaatctttgagaaactgtagccaaagagattgtccaatgtttctaatcttatatcttgtctaacacaatttaaattgacatacatcgccactccaccacccttcctgttgacccccagtgtggaatagtttataaccctgtatgttgcattcagaagacatttctgtttcaagttgaaccaggtctccatTATAGCAAAAATATCTATTACCTGAACTTGAGTAATCTTCACTCTTCTCTTATTTCATACTCTTAcgatttgtatagtaaaccttaaaggaGCTAGTCATTTTGCACTGTTTGTTgaacaattgctt from Cherax quadricarinatus isolate ZL_2023a unplaced genomic scaffold, ASM3850222v1 Contig5653, whole genome shotgun sequence encodes the following:
- the LOC138852238 gene encoding uncharacterized protein; this encodes MEFVKAAATGWRNSMKSLIEVRHRQRREHALPTKLTRDIKGYWRFVELNENVNVKLNTFTSPKRAISMVLIEHAGLVFWLVTREYTLKDPGNLHVYMLNVESKYLESQSVPTLGAKKCQPVVLERTFMEVVCIEALADRFLDNKKLGSGVYRITWTNGLRVEFKRGLQTHDAQDLTIWKLGSITLLAFANSYDHKRQTGEFKSHIFRVKVTVMSDKEVYCSYDRVDSAFFPTKNAMGVELFTIQSRLFLAVANHHDDKGLYTQIF